A portion of the Caldicoprobacter guelmensis genome contains these proteins:
- a CDS encoding ABC transporter ATP-binding protein, translating to MQENGKLLELKNVSKIFKIGGLILGTKLRAVDKVNLSIDSKKPVIVSIVGESGSGKTTLAKMVLRLIEPSEGQILLNKKDITKLKKSEELLEYRKIVQPIFQNPFAAFNNLRRVSSYLYDTAYNICGAKNKEEANKMISEVLEAVGLSFEKVIGRYPKQFSGGELQRVSVARALLPRPKLLVADEPVSMVDASIRMNIMNLFKALRDEYNVSCLYITHDLSTAYYVSDFIAIMFRGNIIEYGASDLVLTQPLHPYTELLISSIPRVDKKWEEDIKLSGIEVKEYESIGCKFALRCPYVMDICKKSRPKVVKTDDGREVMCFKYEGKELEDE from the coding sequence ATGCAGGAGAATGGAAAATTACTTGAACTAAAAAACGTATCCAAAATTTTTAAAATAGGTGGTTTAATTTTAGGTACAAAGTTAAGAGCTGTAGATAAAGTGAATTTGAGCATTGACTCAAAAAAACCTGTTATAGTTAGTATCGTTGGAGAATCTGGGAGCGGGAAAACAACTCTTGCTAAGATGGTCTTGAGGCTTATAGAACCTTCAGAAGGACAAATACTTTTAAACAAGAAAGATATAACTAAGTTAAAGAAATCGGAGGAGTTGCTTGAGTATCGAAAAATTGTACAGCCAATTTTCCAAAACCCATTTGCTGCTTTTAACAATTTGAGGAGAGTGAGCAGTTATCTCTATGATACTGCTTACAATATTTGTGGTGCAAAAAACAAGGAAGAAGCTAATAAAATGATCTCAGAAGTTCTTGAGGCGGTTGGATTAAGCTTTGAAAAAGTAATTGGAAGGTATCCAAAGCAATTTTCGGGTGGTGAACTCCAGAGGGTTTCTGTTGCAAGGGCTTTACTGCCAAGGCCGAAACTTTTAGTAGCAGATGAACCCGTAAGCATGGTTGATGCCTCGATAAGAATGAATATAATGAATCTTTTCAAAGCTCTCAGAGATGAATACAACGTCAGTTGTTTGTACATAACTCACGATCTTTCTACAGCGTATTACGTTAGTGATTTTATAGCAATAATGTTTAGAGGAAACATCATAGAATATGGGGCCTCGGATTTAGTTTTAACTCAGCCTCTTCATCCATATACTGAGCTTTTGATATCTTCTATTCCAAGAGTTGATAAAAAATGGGAAGAAGATATAAAGCTTTCTGGAATAGAAGTAAAGGAGTATGAGTCAATCGGATGTAAGTTTGCTCTTCGCTGTCCATATGTCATGGATATATGTAAAAAATCGCGTCCTAAAGTTGTAAAAACGGATGACGGAAGAGAGGTAATGTGTTTTAAGTATGAGGGGAAAGAACTTGAAGATGAATAA
- a CDS encoding ABC transporter ATP-binding protein, with protein sequence MTEKILEINQAHVYYATLGGYVKAVDNVSFNINEGEIVGLAGESGCGKSTLIKAIYGFVKYPMKTISGEINLLVNGERLNMLNAKNDELRKVRWRYISYVPQASLHVLNPVTRIKKQFIESIKRDSNFREEEVMEEVREYLKALGLPPDVLDSFPHQLSGGMQQRIIIAMATFLKPRIVLADEPTTALDVVVQRGILQMLRDIQKELKNSLIVVSHDMGVHYQITHKIVIMYAGMIVEIGPTNEVFNNLYHPYTKLLINSLPRIGDREQREGIKGSPPNLLNPPTGCRFNPRCPSKMKICEKEVPEMVEISKNHFVACHLFQKNGKRVKEDAGEWKIT encoded by the coding sequence ATGACTGAAAAAATATTGGAAATAAATCAAGCACATGTTTATTATGCCACCCTTGGAGGTTATGTTAAAGCAGTTGATAATGTGAGTTTTAATATAAACGAAGGAGAAATAGTGGGACTCGCTGGTGAATCGGGGTGTGGAAAATCTACTTTAATCAAAGCTATATATGGATTTGTAAAGTATCCTATGAAAACGATTTCTGGTGAAATAAATTTGTTAGTTAACGGTGAAAGGTTAAATATGTTAAATGCCAAAAATGATGAACTGAGAAAAGTTAGATGGAGATATATATCCTATGTTCCGCAGGCATCATTGCATGTATTGAATCCAGTAACGAGGATAAAAAAACAATTTATAGAGAGTATAAAGAGAGATTCTAATTTTCGAGAAGAAGAGGTCATGGAAGAGGTTAGGGAGTATTTAAAAGCTCTAGGGCTTCCTCCAGATGTTCTTGATTCGTTCCCACATCAACTTAGTGGAGGGATGCAACAAAGGATAATAATAGCCATGGCAACATTTCTTAAGCCACGTATAGTACTTGCAGATGAACCAACTACAGCATTGGATGTTGTTGTTCAGAGAGGTATTCTTCAAATGTTAAGAGATATTCAGAAGGAATTGAAAAACTCTCTAATAGTAGTTTCCCATGACATGGGGGTTCATTATCAGATCACTCATAAAATAGTTATTATGTACGCTGGAATGATAGTTGAGATTGGTCCAACGAATGAAGTATTCAACAATCTTTATCATCCATATACTAAGTTATTGATTAATTCTCTTCCAAGAATAGGTGATAGAGAACAAAGAGAAGGTATAAAGGGTAGTCCACCAAACCTTTTAAATCCCCCTACGGGTTGCCGTTTTAATCCTCGGTGCCCCTCCAAAATGAAAATTTGTGAAAAAGAAGTTCCGGAAATGGTAGAGATCTCAAAGAATCATTTTGTTGCTTGTCACTTATTTCAAAAAAATGGGAAAAGGGTGAAAGAAGATGCAGGAGAATGGAAAATTACTTGA
- a CDS encoding ABC transporter permease, producing MKSKRIVVSIWDNKRFVVGFIMLMVFVILGFIVSNFSPYDPRSWGTVPEELPPSFKHPLGTTSLGTDVFWFLAEGIKNSLIIGLVAAVVGGALGVTIGITAGFAGGTVDRVLMAITDTFIAVPSLPILILLAFLFKGRASIIVLGLIISIFSWSWPARQVRAMTLSLRERDFISMAFFSGEKPYKILFVEIFPHVVSWTIANFINAILVAIGQEATLAVLGLSALEEATLGTSIYWAMQYQAIFRGLWWWIASPVVAMIILFVSLFLTSKGLQEHLASGRS from the coding sequence ATGAAATCAAAGAGAATAGTAGTTTCTATATGGGACAATAAAAGATTCGTAGTGGGTTTCATAATGCTGATGGTATTTGTTATCTTAGGGTTTATTGTTTCTAATTTTTCGCCTTATGATCCAAGAAGTTGGGGAACTGTTCCTGAAGAATTACCTCCTTCATTTAAGCATCCTTTGGGGACGACTTCGCTTGGAACGGATGTTTTCTGGTTTTTGGCAGAAGGTATCAAAAATTCGCTCATTATAGGTTTAGTAGCGGCAGTAGTAGGAGGAGCTCTTGGAGTTACTATAGGTATAACAGCTGGATTTGCAGGTGGAACAGTAGATAGAGTGCTAATGGCAATTACTGATACATTTATTGCTGTTCCATCACTTCCTATATTGATATTATTGGCCTTCCTCTTTAAAGGTAGAGCTTCCATAATAGTTCTTGGATTGATAATATCTATATTCAGTTGGTCATGGCCTGCTAGACAGGTTAGAGCAATGACTTTAAGTCTAAGAGAAAGAGATTTCATTAGTATGGCATTTTTCTCAGGAGAAAAACCTTACAAGATTTTGTTTGTTGAAATTTTTCCACATGTTGTTTCATGGACCATTGCCAATTTCATAAACGCGATTTTGGTAGCAATAGGACAAGAGGCTACTCTTGCAGTATTAGGGCTGTCTGCTCTTGAAGAAGCTACTTTAGGAACTAGTATCTATTGGGCAATGCAATATCAAGCTATTTTTAGAGGTTTATGGTGGTGGATAGCATCGCCAGTGGTAGCTATGATAATACTTTTTGTTAGTCTTTTCTTAACTTCAAAAGGGCTTCAAGAACATTTAGCTTCTGGGAGGTCTTAA
- a CDS encoding ABC transporter permease: MRFTKYLISRIITYFVVIFVSMTFVFLIPRFSPIDPVAALIGRLTAQGSYMDATALEAMQKSLKETFGLEGSIFEQYISFWKRILAGGDFGPSYAMFPTSVNQLIRESLPWTIWLLSLTTIISWFLGNIIGAITGFRKDRWYSKVLEDIAMVIRPIPYYIVALTLILLLSYIFPIFPMSAGGSSIGVKPSFSWIFIKDVLKTAFLPALSLIIVGFGWWFLSMDALSRNIGEEEFVSFAEVKGLTENEIMFRYVMKNAMLPQVTALALSMGTIFSGSLITEIMFSYPGIGMLLYRAITSADFNLMMGIITISVFAVATACLVVDILYPFVDPRVRYR; the protein is encoded by the coding sequence ATGCGTTTTACCAAGTACTTGATATCAAGGATAATAACATATTTTGTAGTTATATTTGTGAGCATGACCTTTGTTTTTCTTATTCCCCGATTCTCCCCTATCGATCCTGTGGCTGCACTAATAGGTAGATTAACAGCTCAGGGAAGTTATATGGATGCTACTGCATTAGAAGCAATGCAAAAATCGTTGAAAGAAACTTTTGGTTTGGAAGGGAGTATATTTGAACAATATATAAGCTTTTGGAAAAGAATTTTAGCGGGAGGAGATTTTGGACCTTCATACGCAATGTTTCCAACATCAGTGAATCAACTGATAAGGGAGTCTCTGCCTTGGACAATATGGCTCCTATCATTAACGACTATTATTTCATGGTTTCTTGGAAATATAATAGGAGCTATAACAGGTTTTAGAAAAGATAGATGGTATTCAAAAGTATTGGAAGATATTGCAATGGTTATAAGACCTATTCCTTATTATATAGTTGCTCTGACTTTAATTCTTCTTTTAAGTTACATTTTTCCAATTTTCCCAATGTCGGCTGGTGGTTCATCTATAGGAGTTAAACCATCATTTAGTTGGATCTTTATAAAAGATGTCCTGAAAACTGCCTTCCTTCCTGCACTTTCGTTAATAATAGTAGGATTTGGTTGGTGGTTTTTGAGTATGGATGCTCTTTCTAGAAATATTGGAGAGGAAGAATTCGTTTCTTTTGCCGAAGTAAAAGGTTTAACGGAAAATGAAATAATGTTTAGATATGTGATGAAAAATGCTATGCTTCCTCAGGTTACTGCTTTAGCTCTCTCAATGGGAACAATCTTTAGCGGATCGCTCATAACAGAAATAATGTTTTCTTACCCAGGAATTGGAATGTTGCTGTATAGGGCAATAACGAGTGCTGATTTTAACTTAATGATGGGAATTATAACTATTTCTGTTTTTGCCGTAGCGACTGCATGTTTAGTTGTTGACATATTATATCCATTTGTAGATCCTAGAGTCAGATATAGATGA
- a CDS encoding ABC transporter substrate-binding protein gives MAVEENVVKIIARRGRREHFLGRRTSPFEMFVKGDILLFLRTIDVFKFFTTDLEQPNYFERREFFMRKKKILLLGLVSVLILASLIVVFVLGLPGGQSQLPGGVPRSETLICDIDGGRVGNPNLWNPYAPGWRGDAGLHTLLIEYMWEINPTTGEWIPLLTEGFPQALDNNYTKWRIKLKQGIYWSDGVEFTADDVAFTIMMLATKKEIPIYTFWHDLIKEAKAEDKYTVYIELKRPYAKLITLFANILWGAQFKVVPKHIWEKVDDYAKFENNPPVFTGPYVLKDYDPSGYWFLYEKRKDWDRSGVGKAIGEPTPKYILYYTYGTEEKRVIAAAQHNLDQLVALTPEGWDALKRRNKYAMAWYKDLPWGWPEDGCAKGITFNCAKSPFDNKLVRWALILAIDAVEVNKRGFGGTVRYSPYHIPPLTVYKEPYFDALDSWIRNFTLPDGYKPFDPEIPVKTAKEYAEKYDISTDPEGAKKVFGYGWWKYDPAEAEKLLKSQGFTKKDGKWYLPNGEPWRITIVGHGAFNDSTRIALIVAEQWRKFGIDANAQLVEASAFTTMQQTGDFEVSTGWPGCGAIPDFWASIGNGFHKRWVKPIGEVATSNVQRWVNDEYSRLADEMEKYQPTDSEVVEIGREMLKILIEEQPFTPIVGTTKIVPVDTYYWEGWPTADDPYMAPTWWWGNFKLILPHLRPTGRK, from the coding sequence ATGGCCGTTGAGGAAAATGTTGTTAAAATAATAGCAAGGAGAGGTAGGAGGGAACATTTTTTAGGGAGGAGAACATCTCCTTTTGAGATGTTTGTGAAAGGGGATATTCTTCTCTTTTTAAGGACTATAGATGTGTTTAAATTTTTTACCACTGACCTTGAACAGCCTAACTACTTTGAAAGGAGGGAATTTTTTATGAGAAAAAAGAAGATTCTTTTGCTGGGGCTTGTGAGTGTTTTAATTTTAGCAAGTTTAATAGTGGTTTTTGTTTTGGGGTTACCTGGAGGGCAATCACAATTACCAGGAGGAGTTCCACGTTCTGAAACTTTGATCTGCGATATCGATGGTGGAAGAGTTGGAAACCCAAATCTTTGGAATCCATATGCTCCAGGGTGGCGTGGGGACGCAGGACTTCACACTCTATTAATAGAGTACATGTGGGAAATCAACCCTACAACAGGAGAATGGATTCCATTATTGACAGAAGGATTTCCACAAGCCTTAGATAACAATTATACGAAATGGCGGATAAAGTTAAAACAGGGTATTTATTGGAGTGATGGTGTAGAGTTTACGGCTGATGATGTTGCTTTTACAATTATGATGCTTGCTACTAAAAAAGAAATACCAATTTACACTTTCTGGCATGATTTAATAAAGGAAGCAAAAGCAGAGGATAAATATACGGTATACATAGAGCTTAAAAGACCTTATGCAAAACTAATAACATTATTTGCTAATATTCTATGGGGTGCTCAATTCAAGGTTGTTCCAAAACACATTTGGGAGAAAGTAGATGACTATGCAAAATTCGAAAATAATCCACCGGTATTTACGGGACCCTATGTATTAAAAGATTACGATCCAAGTGGTTATTGGTTCTTATATGAAAAGAGAAAAGATTGGGATAGAAGTGGAGTAGGTAAAGCAATAGGTGAACCCACTCCTAAATATATACTTTACTATACATACGGCACAGAGGAAAAAAGAGTTATAGCTGCCGCACAACATAATCTTGATCAACTTGTGGCTTTAACGCCGGAAGGATGGGATGCACTTAAAAGAAGAAACAAATATGCAATGGCATGGTATAAAGATCTTCCATGGGGTTGGCCTGAGGATGGTTGTGCAAAAGGTATAACCTTTAACTGTGCGAAATCACCATTTGACAACAAATTAGTAAGATGGGCTTTGATTCTTGCCATCGATGCAGTGGAAGTCAACAAGAGAGGATTTGGTGGAACAGTTAGATATTCACCATATCATATACCACCATTGACAGTTTATAAAGAACCATATTTTGATGCCCTTGATTCCTGGATAAGGAACTTCACCTTGCCTGATGGATACAAACCATTCGATCCTGAGATACCCGTTAAAACCGCAAAAGAGTATGCTGAAAAGTACGATATATCAACAGATCCTGAAGGTGCAAAGAAGGTATTTGGTTATGGTTGGTGGAAGTATGATCCAGCAGAAGCTGAGAAATTGTTGAAGTCTCAAGGTTTTACAAAGAAAGATGGAAAATGGTATTTACCAAACGGTGAACCGTGGAGAATAACCATAGTTGGTCATGGAGCTTTCAATGATAGTACACGAATAGCCTTAATAGTAGCGGAGCAATGGAGGAAGTTTGGAATAGATGCTAATGCACAGTTGGTAGAAGCTTCAGCGTTTACTACCATGCAACAAACAGGTGATTTTGAAGTTAGTACAGGATGGCCTGGATGTGGAGCTATTCCTGATTTCTGGGCAAGTATAGGTAATGGTTTCCACAAGAGGTGGGTTAAACCTATAGGCGAAGTTGCAACTAGCAATGTTCAAAGATGGGTAAATGATGAATATAGTAGATTAGCTGATGAGATGGAAAAATACCAACCAACAGATTCTGAAGTTGTAGAGATCGGTAGAGAAATGCTTAAGATACTTATTGAAGAACAGCCATTTACTCCAATTGTTGGAACAACAAAGATTGTTCCAGTTGACACATATTATTGGGAAGGTTGGCCAACAGCTGACGATCCATATATGGCTCCAACGTGGTGGTGGGGTAACTTTAAGCTTATACTTCCGCATTTAAGACCAACGGGCAGAAAGTAA